ACATCGAACCGCTTCAGCACGTCGATGCGCAGCTTCTCCTGCTGCGAGAAGACCGGATGCGCCTCGAAGGCGGCGACCAGCTCGTCCTTGCCGATCTTGCGGCCGTTGAGCCTCAGATCGATGAACCATGTCTGGTGGTTGATGCCGGAGCAGATGTAATCCAGCTCGGATACGCTTTTTGCACCGAGAATTTCGGCGATCTGTTCGGCGCCGTGCTGCACGCCGTGGCAGAGACCGACCGTATCCACCTTGCCATATTCGATGGCCGCCCATGTATTCATGGCCATGGGATTGGCATAGTTCAGGAATTTCGCACCGGGTGCGGCAACCTCGCAGATATCCTTGCAGAAATCCAGAATGACCGGAATGTTGCGCTGACCGTAGAGAATGCCGCCGGCGCAGATCGTATCGCCCACGCACTGGTCGATGCCGTATTTCAGCGGAATACGAATATCATCGGCATAAGCTTCGAGACCGCCGACCCGCACGCAGCTGATGATGTATTTCGCGCCCTCGAGCGCCCGGCGGCGATTGGTATCGGCCGTCACCTTCACCGGGAAACCATTGGCCTCGACGATCTTTTCGAGGATCGCCCTGATCATATCGAGATTGTGCTGGCTGATATCCGTCAGCGCGACTTCAATATCGCGAAATTCCGGCACGCACAGGAGATCGGTGAACAGTTTTTTCGTGAAACCGACGCTGCCTGCGCCAATAATAGCGATTTTGAAACTCATAACGCCACCTCTGTTGCAAATCGAACGGGTGAAACGGGCCGAAGGATCGTAAATATGGCACCACAGAAAAATACCCGTAAGAATCCCGGAAAACCGGCCTTACTCCCAATTTTTCAGCAGCAATATCCCGCTGGCTGTCTCCTCGGATCGGGATTATGCGTATAATAAGGGACAGGACCAGAGAAGGATTATGCTTTCATGGGTAATTTTGTGCTGCGTGATTTGATCGATCAGGGACCCGGCATGCGAACCGTCTCGCTGCCGCGCGGACGCCAGACCCTGCACACCATGCCCACCAGCAGCGGCTATGAAATCCGCCGTGGCGGCAACTATGATTGGGACGGGCGGCGGCGCGGCCAGACGCCGTTCACCGTGCTGCAATATTGCATCGGCGGACAGGGCAATCTGCGCTACGAAAACCGGCATTATGTGGTGAAGCCAGGTGAAACCCTGCTGCTGCTCATCCCCCACAATCATCGCTATTGGCTGGAAGACGGCAAGGAATGGGAGTTCTTCTGGATTTCCATGAATGGCGAGGAGGCCTTGCGCATCCACCGCAACATCCTTTCTGTCACCGGTCCCATCCTCAGGCTTCAGCCGGAAACCGTCGATCATCTCGCTTATTGCTGCTCGCGACTCGTAAATGGCGCGGAAACGCCGGGGGCCGCCTCCGCCGTCGCCTATGAGGCGGCGATGACACTTTATGACGATGTCTTCGGCTCGCATCCCTCCTTCGGCGGCGAATATCGCACCCTGCAGCAGGTGCTGAGCTACATCGACAGCCATCTCGGCGAGCGGCTTTCCGTCAGCGACCTTGCGGCCGTGGCCGGCCTCAGCCGTGCGCATTTTTCCCGCATCTTCACGGCAAGCGAAGGCCTGCCGCCGGCGGAATTCGTGCTGCAGCGGCGATTGCGGCGGGCAGCCAAGCTGCTGACCACCGCAGCCAATATTCCCATCAAGGAAGTGTCGGTGCTGTGCGGTTTTGAGGACCCGAACTATTTCTCAAAGGTCTTCCGCAGGCTTTATGGCACCAATCCGAGCGAATTCCGCACCACCGGCATGTATGCGAGCGTTCGGCAGGACGGATCCTGAAAAACAACTTGGTTTTGCCACGTTTCAGGAGATTAGGATGGATGACACTACGCGCATTTGGGAGATCGACTGAGGTGAAAGACAGAATCCGGATGATGCTTATCTTTCCGATTCGGGCGCTCATCATTTTCGCCCTGATTCTGGATGGCATTTTCCGCCCGCTCTACCGGCCCGTCATCAGGGCCATCTCCGGCCTGACAGTCATCAAACGGCTGGAAAACAGGATCGGGCAGTTGCCGCGTCTGGCCATTCTTCTCGCCCTTGCGGTGCCCTTCGCCATTGCCGAACCCATGAAGGTCATCGGCCTGATCCTTATTGCCCATGGCACCGTCAAAACGGGGGTGGTTCTGACGATCTTCGCCCATCTCGCCACCTTCCTGATCGTTGAACGGATTTATCACGCCGGTCGGGAAAAGCTTCTCACCTATGTCTGGCTCGCCTGGATCATGCGATATGTGCGTTTCGCACGTTCAATTTACGATCGCCTAAAGCTTGCGGCATTGAACTGGGTCAGGCTGCGGGTGCTCGCGCAGCAAAGGTGAAGAGGCATCCGTCACGATTTGCGACGCAACCTCTTCAGGAGAAACTCCGCAAGGACGGTTGACTGCAGCGACACGAGAATGATGGCGATACCCAGCACCACACGGACTTCGGGCACCTCATCGAACAGGAAATAGCCGACAGCCGTCACGAACAGGATCGACAGGTAGCCGACCGGCGCCAGGACACTGGCATCGGCAATGCGATAGGCCCGCAGGAAGCAATATTGACCGAGCTGCGCCAGCAATCCGATGGCCAGCAGCGGAGCCCAGTCGAACGGCGCAACCGGCTTCCAGGTCCAGATTGCGGGAAAGGCAGTGATGACGGCCAATCCCACGGTATAGAACACCATCATGACAGTGGTATTCTCCTGCCGCAGCGCCCGTGTCTGGATCACCGCCAGCGCCCCGAACACCACCGAGACGAGGACGACAAGCACGCCCGCATTGAAAGCCGTACCACCCGGCCCGATAACGACGAGAACGCCGACAAATGCAAGGCAGGCCCCGGCCCAGCGATATCGGCTCACCCGCTCACCAAGAAAGGCAACGGCCATGGCCATCGTCACCAGGGGGCGCGAAAAACCGATGGCATTGACGGTTGCAAGCGGCAGCAGGGTGATGGCGATGAAGTTGCTGGTGAGCGCAATGGCGTTGCAGCAGATACGGAAAAGATTGCGCCAGGGATATTTGACACGCACCATTTCCATCCTGTGCCGCCAGATAAGCGGCAGGATGAAGATCAGGCCGATCATCGCCCGGATGAAGACAAGCTGGAAGGCCGGATAGGTAACGCCCTGTGCCTTGACGAGTGCGGTCATCCCCCCTGACACGAGGGCCATATCCATAAGCAGCCAGCCTATGCCCGCGCGGGGATCGTTCTCGCGCGGGTTCTCCTGTTTTTCACTGTGGTCGTGGCCATTCACGCGGGTTGCACGAGGTTTGCCATGAGGCGGAACGCCCCCGGCACCAGCTTGTCCATCTGGTGGTGAAGGACGAGGCTGGTATGGGTGTGCCGGCCCTTGCCGATGACGCCCGAGACGAGAGCGCCCTTGAGCGGCTGTTCATCGACATCATGCATGGCGAGCAATGGCTCGTAGATACCGTCCCAGCGCGATGCGAAATAAAGCCCGCGTTCCTTGTCCCAACCGGCCCAGTCGCCGGCATCGATCACGTTGGGGCCGACAAGCAGCGGATGATCGGGCACCAGAACCGTCACCTCCGCCCTGGGATCGGTTACCCGCCAGCGCAGGGACGGTTTGCCGATTTCAAGCCGCCTGACCGGTGTCGTTTCCGGGTTCCACCCATCGGTCGGCCGGTGGTAAAGCGTCACAAGATGACCGCCCTCTTCGACGAAACGGTGAAGTTTCTCCGTTGCTGCGGCCAGATCCCTGCGGATGCCGAAGGCGAAGATGCCGACAACGATTGTCGTGAAGGACGACAGGTCGCGGCCAAGCGCCTCGGCATCCAGTTCGGTGACATCGAGACCCATGCGTGAAAGCCATGAGCCGACCCGGTCGGCACCGCCGCCAACATAACCGACGCGCGCATTTTGCGGCAGCTTGAGGTCCAGCGACAGGATCTTCAGGGCGGAAGGCGCCAGAAACCGTGCCCGGCCAATATGCGGATAGGCGATGGGCGTGATCTGGAAAGCCGGTTGCGAACCGGAAATTGGTTCGATCTGTGCAAGCCCCGCCTCGCCCGCGCCGGTGCGTTCCGCAATCCAGCCGCTTTCAGACCTGCGCACGTTCCAGCCGCCAGCGCCCTGGAAAGTAATAGGGCTATCTGCACCTTTCACATGGGCTTGCAACATCAGGCTATTTTGGTCCTGTCCAAGCGGAACGAGAAATGCATCCGGCGAAAGCGTGAGAGACTGGGCGGGAGTGACGAAAAACGGCTCCTCGAGATCGAAGGGCGCCGAAACCTCTCTGCCATCCACCTTGGCCGTCACGCGCACATAAGCATGGCCATTGCCGCCGGCGGCCTTCCAGTCTGGCTGGTAAAGGCCGGAAACAGCCGCATCGGGAGCGGCAGCGAGCGAGAATACCGTCGTCTGGCCAAGCGATTGAACCGATGAGGAAACGCCTGCGGGAAGAATGGGCTTGACCTCGACGCCGAATTTGGCCGCCCGGTCTGTCAGCTCCACATGAAGCGACGATGCACCGCCCGCCACGATTTCGGCGGGTTCCGCATAGGCGCGCTCGAAAAGATCGAGCGCCGTCAGGATGGCAGCATCGACCTGCGCACGTTTGCGCGCGATCCGATGGCCATGCAATTCCTGAAACTCCCGGGCTGCGGCCTCGTCTACCTTTTGCAGAAGAGCTGCCGCCCTTAGAAGGGACGCCGTGATCCGTTGCGTTTCGGGAAAGGCTGCGATTGCGTCAGTGATCGCCTGTTCGGCCTCGACCAGAGCTTTTGCCAGTTCGTCCTTAAGCCCCGGAAAAGCCGCGAGATCGGTAAGCGAAGACGGCAGCCTGTCGAGGATCGAGCTTTCCGCGCCACCCGCAACGCTGGACAGTTCGAGATGCAGCGGCCAGACTTCCTGCGCCCGTTTCGGCCAGTGCCCCATTCCCTGTGACGCGTGATAATAACGCGACCATTCACCGATACGGTCATATTGCGCACCGGTGGCCGCTTCGTTGCCCGCCGCGTTGATCGTCAGCGTCGTCTCGGGTGGAGGCACCTCGTCATCATAGGTGTCGCCGCCGCCCGACCATGCGGGAAGGTAGAATTTGGCCACCTTCCACGGTTTCAGCCCCTCGGAAAAATGTTCGGGATAGGCGGCTTGATCGGCAGCCATCGCGATTGCGCTTCTTGCCGCGCGCGTCATGGCACGGTGATGCCCGTGTTGTCCCGGCACATCGAGAAATGTCGGGATGACGATATCAGGCCGCTCCTTGCGATAGGCGCGCACCAGCCGCTCCACAATGCGTTGCTGCCCCCATCGACCGAAAGTCTGGTCGCCATCCTTGGAAAAACCGAAGTCGTGGATGATATCCGCCGGGCCATGGCCGAGCCAGCTTACATCCGCATCGATGACGCGGGCGGCCTCCTCCAGCTCGCGCGAACGGATGACACCGAGGGCGCCCAGCCGTTCCTGCCCCAATGCGTTCTGCCCGCCTTCTCCGCGCGTCGAGCAGGCAATGATGATCCGCATGCCCAGTTCCATGCGGAAATAGGCAAGAAGTCCGTTCTGCTCGTCGTCCGGATGCGCACCGGTATGCATGAGGGTGACCGTGGATTTCAGCGCGCTCAGCTTGCGGTGCAGGCGAACGAGCCATGGGTCGGCCATCTGCCGTTCGATACGTTCCCGGGGGTTAAGCATGCGCGGTCTCCTCCAATATTCAGCCCGGCGCCTGCGCTGCGGCACCCGGGGACGTCTCCAGTTTCGGTGTAACGATGTCGAACAGCGGCAAGGCGGCAGCACCGAGCGCCGCCGTCAATTGTCCGGACTTGCCGTGCATGACGCGCGGCAACTCCCTTTGCCGCCGGCTTGCGACCGAGGTGGGCAGATGCCCCATCCGCGCAATGATCTCGCTGATGATGACTTCGGGCAGCGCACCGCCGAGAATGACCGTCTGCGGATCCAGAATATTCTCGAGCATCGCAACCATTGGCGCCAGATGGATGGCGGCCTCGTCGATCCACTCCAGCACCACGGGATTACCCGCCTTGAACAGGGCTTCGAGATCGTCGAGCTCCGTATCCGCGACACCGTCGCAGACGAGTTTTTCCTTGAGCACGTAAACGGAAGCATAGGCCTCCAGGCAACCTCTTTGCCCGCAGGAGGGACAAGGCCTTCCCTTCGGCGAGACGGTGACGTGACCGATTTCGCCGGCATTGCCGAATGCGCCGCGATAGGGCGAGCCCTCCTGCATGATGCCGAGGCCGATACCGACGCCGAAATAGATCATGCAGAAATTCGGGATTGCCAGCCCCGCGCCGAACAGGCGTTCGCCGACGGCAGCGGCCGTCGCGTCGTTTTCCACCACCACCGGCTGGCCGCAGGCATCGCTCAGCATCTGGCGGGCATCAATGCCGCCCCAGCCTGAAAGGGTCGTCGGGCCAACGGAGGTCATGCCATCGATCTCGAACGGCCCGGGCATGACGACGCCGGTGCCGAGCAACCTGCAACCGAGATTTTTCGCAACCGCGGCATGTTCGGCCGCGAAGGTCTTGAATATGGCGTCCGGCGTGGTGTCCCTGAGCGGCGTGATACGCTGGGTGCGCAACATGCCGGCAAGATCGAGGCCGACGGTGACCATATGGTCGGCAGCGATTTCCACGCCAATCGTTGCACCCCCGTCCGGATTGACGGCGAACTGGATCGGCGGCTGCCCCCTGCCGCTGCGGCGGCGGCCAAGCTCCTTCAACAACGCCTCACCCACAAGCTCATCGACGATATTGGCCACCGCCTGCGGCGTCAGATGCGTGATCTTGGCAATCTGGGCACGGCCGAGCGACCCGTGCCGCCGGACGATGTCGAGGACGACTCGCCGATTATGCTCGCGGCTCCGCTCAGGATTTTTTCCGATTGCTACGGGATAATCGTCCACCGTGTGCACCGTCATCTCTTCAACTTCCCGTCCGTTAGAAAATTCATAGCGTCGAAATGACAATAAGCGCAATATAATAATTCAAGTAAATTATCTTATTGACAAATGCCCGCCTTCAGAGAACCGTAGAGAGCGACCGGGGGTCAGGTTTGCATGGGGCGGAATTGATGAAATCCCGCTTCCGGCAAATCGATGAGCGCGCGCGAAAGCGCGGATAAAGGGAACGATCGCTCCGCATCCGGAAGACCGGACGGAGGAAATGGAGGCTTACATGCGCAGGGCAACTTTGTTCGCCGGCTTGGTTGCCGGTTTCAGTACATTTGCATTCAACGCCGCGCAGGCGGTTGAAATCGAATATTGGCAATATGTCTTCGACACACGCGTCAAGGCCATGGATGAGCTGATCGCGGAGTTTCAGAAGGCCAATCCCGACATCACCGTCAAGCAGGTGACCTTCCCTTACGCCGACTATCAGACGCGCGTCATTGCCGCCAACATGTCCGGCAAGGGCCCTGATGTCATGCAGCTGTTTTACGGCTGGCTGGACAAATTTGCAGCCGGCGGCATCCTGCAGCCCCTGCCGACCGATGCTTTCCCGCATGACAAGATCGAGAGCGATTTCTTCCCGATCGTCAGCGCCATGAAGCGTGGCGACGATTATTACGGCCTGCCGACAGCGGTGCGTTCGCTCGCCCTTTTCTACAACAAGAAGCTCTTCACGGAAGCCGGCCTTGACGCCGCCAATCCGCCGAAGACGCTGGACGAATTTGTTGCCGCCGCCGAAAAGATCGCCAAGCATGATGCCGCAGGAAACCTCACCGTTGCCGGCTCCACGCTTGATATGGGCGGCCAGGACCACCAATGGTGGCGCGAGGTTCTCATCCGCCAGTATGGCGGCGAGCCCTATACCGACAATGACCAGAAAGTCGCCTATGACAGCGAAGCGGGCGTTCAGGCCCTGAAATTCTATACGAGCCTGCAGCTTGAAAAGAAGATCGGTCAGGTGGGCTTTATGGATGAAGGCCAGGCCGCCTTCCGCGCCGGCAAGGCGGGCATGACCATCGACGGCACGTTCCGTCTGGGATCCTTCAGGACCATCAAGGATTTCGAGTGGGGCGTGACCGAGCTTCCGACCAATGACAAGAATATCCGCTCCAACTATGCCAGCTATTTCGCAAACGGCATCAGCGCCAAGACGAGCGGCGAAGAGCTTGAAGCGTCGAAGAAGTTCCTCGCTTACATCTCGTCACCGGAAGCCATGGCGATCTGGCTGAAGACCGTCGGCGAGTTGCCGGCGCGGCGGGCGGCGGCACTGACCGAAGAGAACCTGAAGGACCCGGTCTACGCGCCGTTCCTGAAGGGCCTCGAATACGCCCATACGACCCTGTTCAAGGACGAAGCCGCCCAGCGGCAGAATGCCATCGACATGACGAACCGGATTCTGCTCGAGGGTCAGTCCGTCGAGGATTCCGTCAAGCAGGCTGCCGGCGCCGAGCAGGAAATCATCGACGCGGCGAAACCTTAAACCGCAGGTCCAGACATGACAGCGATCGATCAACAGGGGGCGGCATCCGGCCGCCCCGGCGGCTCCATTGGAGATCGCCTTTCCATGCGCACAAAACGGCTTTTGTGGATCTGGAGCTTTCTGGCGATCCCGATCCTGTTTTACAGCGTCATCCGCTTTTACCCGACGCTGCAGGCGTTCTGGCTGTCCTTCACCAACTGGGACCTGCTGCGGCCGGCAAAATTCATCGGCATCGCCAACTACGTCAAGCTGTTCAAGGACCCGCAGTTCTGGAAGGTCTTCAGGAACACCTTCACCTATCTGATCATCGGTACGCCGATCAGCCTCGTTCTGGCTTTCGTGATCGCCTTTTATCTTGACCGGGTGCGCATTCTGCACGGCCTCATCCGCGCGCTCTATTTCCTGCCCTATCTGACCACGGCAGCGGCCATGGCCTGGGTCTGGCGCTGGTTCTATCAGCCGCCGCCCATCGGCATCATCAACGATGTCTTCGGCCTCCTCGGCATTCCGCAGCAGCCTTTCATACGCTCCACCGATCAGGCGCTTTATTCGATCATGGTGACGGCCATCTGGGCAGGTCTCGGTTTCCAGATCATCATCTTCATGGCCGGCCTGCGCGCCATTCCGACGACCTTCTACGAGGCCGCCCGCATCGACGGGCTCGGTGAATGGGCAATCCTCAGAAAGATTACACTTCCGCTTCTGAAACCCACCACCGTTTTCCTCGTCGTGTTTTCCTCGATCGGCTTCCTGCGCATTTTCGACCAGGTCTACAACATGACCACCAATGATCCGGGCGGACCGCTCGGCTCAACGAAACCACTGGTGCTGATGATCTACCAGACCGCGTTTAATTCCTATGCCATGGGTTATGCGGCAGCGCAGACGGTCGTCCTTTTCACCATTCTTCTCGTCGTATCGCTGATCCAGCTCTGGGTCCTGAGGGAAAAGAAATGAGCGAAGCGCCGCCACTCTCCCACGCCCGCATCCGCCCAGGCCGCATCATCGCCTGGACCATATTGTTCATCGGCGGCCTCATCATGGTCTCGCCGCTGCTCTTCATGTTCTCGACATCGTTCAAGACGGCGGACCAGGTCTATGATCTCAGGCTCATTCCCGCCGCACCCACGATCGCGAACTACATCACCGTCATGGCCGACGGCCGTTTCCTGCGCTGGTTCTTCAATTCGATGCTGGTTGCGGTCATCGTCACCGTGTCCAACTGCTTCTTTGACAGTCTAGTCGGGTACACGCTGGCGAAATTCGAGTTTCGTGGCCGTTATTTCATCTTCCTCGCCATCCTCTCGACGCTGATGATACCGACAGAAATGCTCGTCATTCCCTGGTATCTGATGTCCAGCCAGCTGGGCTGGCTCGACAGCTACTGGGGCATCATGTTCCCGGGCATGATGACAGCCTTCGGCACCTTCCTGATGAAGCAGTTCTTCGAGACGGTTCCCAACGACTTCATCGAGGCTGCGCGCGTTGATGGGCTCAACGAATTCCAGATCTGGTGGAAAGTCGCCCTGCCGCTGGTAACGCCGGCACTCTCCGCGCTCGCGATCTTCACCTTCCTCGGCAATTGGACGGCATTCTTCTGGCCTCTGATCGTCACGACAAGCAAGGAACTTTACACGCTGCCGGTCGGTCTTTCGAGCTTTGCCGTGGAGCAGCAGATTCAGTGGGAAATGATCATGACGGGCGCAGCCATTGCGACCATCCCTACCCTCATCGTCTTCATCGTCCTGCAACGCTACATCGTTCGCGGTGTGATGCTGGCGGGTCTGAAAGGATAATATCATGGCCGATATGAACCCGCGCCAGTCGGATACCAGCAAGTTTCCTGATCCGGTTTACAAGGAAACCGTGCTGCGCCCGCTTTTCGACGGCGCCAAGAAACACCACGTGGACGGTTTCCGCCGCATCGACCGCGCACACCTCGTCATGCTTCGGGAAACCGGCATTCTCGATGCGGACACGGCGGCGAAGATCGCCGGCGCGCTCGAAGACATCGACAGAACCATCGAACCATCGGAGCTGGTCTATACCGGCGAGGTCGAGGATTTCTTCTTCCTGATCGAAAAGGAACTGAAAGCCCGTATCGGCGTCGATGTCGCCGGCCGCCTGCACACGGCCCGTTCGCGCAACGATATCGACCACACGCTGTTCAAGATCGGCCTCAAGGACAAGATCGATACGCTCACCGCCAAGGCGCGTGTTCTGCTGAAAGCGCTGATCGATGCGGCCGAGCGCAATCAGTCCACGCTGATCGTGGCCTATACGCATGGGCAACCCGCCCAGCCCACCACCTTCGGCCATTACCTCTCTGCTGCCATCGAGGTGTTGATCCGGGATATTGACCGCTTCGCGGAGGCCCGCCGCATCGTCGATCTGTCGCCGATGGGGGCTGCCGCCATCACCACCTCGGGTTTTCCCATCGACCGGGCACGCGTTGCCGAATTGCTGGGGTTCGCCGCACCCTTACGCAATTCCTATTCCTGCATCGCCGCCGTCGATTATACGACGGCAACCTATGGCGCGATCGAGCTGATGTTCCTGCATCTCGGCCGGCTCATTCAGGACTTCCAGTTCTGGACGAGCTTCGAAGTCGGGCAGATCTACGTGCCGAATTCGCTGGTGCAGATTTCCTCCATCATGCCGCAGAAGCGTAACCCGGTGCCGATCGAACATCTGCGTCACCTCGCCAGCCAGACCTTCGGCCGGGCGCGGACCGTGCTTGACGTGATGCACAACACGCCCTTCACCGACATGAATGACAGCGAGGGTGAAACCCAGGGCATGGGTTACGAGGCTTTCACATCCGCTGGCCGCGTTCTCGATCTCCTCGCCAGCCTCGTTGGCCAGATCAGCATCGATCCTGAACGGGTTGACCAGAATATTCGCCGCTCCTGCATCACCATCACGGAACTGGCGGATTCGCTCGTCCGCATCGAGGACCTGTCTTTCCGCCAGGCCCATGAAATTGCCGCAACCGTCGCCAGAAGCGTCGTCGCGCTGAAGGGCGATCTGCCGAATGACGGTTACCAGCCGTTCCTCAAGGCCTTCCATGAGCTGACAGGGCGCGACACCGGCATCGACGAGGAAAAATTCAGGCAGATCGTCTCGCCGGAACATTTCGTCGCGGTTCGCAGCCGCTTCGGCGGACCTGCCCCAGAGCCGATGCGGGAGGCCATTGCGGCCTATCGAGACAGGCTTGGTGAGTTGGCAGCGGAAGCGCAGCGATCCGCCGAACACGAAGCGGCGAAGGCCACCGAACTGACAGAGAAATTTACCGCCCTGACGGGAGCGCGATAATGGCGACAATCGAACTCAATCAACTCGTGAAGCGCTACGGCAAGGTCGAGGCGGTCAAAGGCATAGATCTTGCCATTAAAGACGGCGAGTTCGTCGTTTTCGTCGGCCCTTCCGGCTGCGGCAAATCCACCACGCTGCGCATGATCGCCGGGCTGGAAGAGATTTCCGATGGCACACTGAAGATCGCCGGTAACGTCGTCAATGAGAAAGAACCGAAACAGCGCAACATCGCCATGGTCTTCCAGAACTATGCGATTTACCCGCATATGACGGTTCGCCAGAACATCGGCTTCGGGCTTTATACATCGAAGCTCGATCGCGCGGAAAAGAACCGGCGCATCGAAGAGGCCGGCCGGGTGCTGGGACTGGAAGCCCTGCTCGATCGCCGTCCCGCGGCCCTGTCGGGCGGCCAGCGGCAGCGCGTCGCCATCGGCCGCGCCATGGTGCGCGATCCCGCCGCCTTCCTTTTCGATGAGCCGCTCTCCAACCTCGATGCGCAGTTGAGATCGCAGATGCGCATTGAAATCAAGCGCTTGCACCAACGTCTTAAGACGACCACCGTCTACGTCACCCATGATCAGGTGGAGGCCATGACCATGGCGGACCGGATCGTGGTGATGAAGGATGGCCATATCCTCCAGGTCGGCACGCCGACGGAACTTTACGAGACACCGGTGGATATTTTCACCGCGCGATTCATCGGCAGCCCCTCGATGAACCTGCTGCGCGGCACCAAAAAAACCAGCAGCGTTACGCCCTCCGCCACGGGTGAGCTTTTGATCGGCGTCCGGCCACATGATCTGCTGGTCGGGGAAAACGGTGCTGCACAGGGAACGTTTACGCTTGAGGGAACGGTCACGGCCGTCGAGCCGCTCGGGCCGGAGACGCTTGTTCATCTGGATACCGACACCACCTCGGTGATTGCGACGGCCAGAGGCAAATCCATTCCCGCTGTCGGCAGCCGATTGCAATGCCAGGCGGAAGCAGGCGCGCTTTATCTTTTCGATGCGAAAACGGAAAAGCTTCTGGGTCGCGCATGATGACAACAGAAAAAACAGCCGTCATCAGCATCGGCCGGATCTATTGCGACCTTATTTTCACCGGGCTTGACGAATTGCCCGTTCTCGGCCGGGAACTCTTTGCCAGCGACATGGAAATAGCCGCTGGCGGCGGGGCCTTCATCGCCGCCGCGCATTTCGCCCATATCGGCCGCCCGGCCGCGCTGCTTGCAAGGCTCGGCACCGACACGCTTTCGCGCGCGATCGGCGAGAAGATGCAGCAAAGCGGCGTCGACCTGC
This portion of the Agrobacterium tumefaciens genome encodes:
- the argH gene encoding argininosuccinate lyase, whose product is MADMNPRQSDTSKFPDPVYKETVLRPLFDGAKKHHVDGFRRIDRAHLVMLRETGILDADTAAKIAGALEDIDRTIEPSELVYTGEVEDFFFLIEKELKARIGVDVAGRLHTARSRNDIDHTLFKIGLKDKIDTLTAKARVLLKALIDAAERNQSTLIVAYTHGQPAQPTTFGHYLSAAIEVLIRDIDRFAEARRIVDLSPMGAAAITTSGFPIDRARVAELLGFAAPLRNSYSCIAAVDYTTATYGAIELMFLHLGRLIQDFQFWTSFEVGQIYVPNSLVQISSIMPQKRNPVPIEHLRHLASQTFGRARTVLDVMHNTPFTDMNDSEGETQGMGYEAFTSAGRVLDLLASLVGQISIDPERVDQNIRRSCITITELADSLVRIEDLSFRQAHEIAATVARSVVALKGDLPNDGYQPFLKAFHELTGRDTGIDEEKFRQIVSPEHFVAVRSRFGGPAPEPMREAIAAYRDRLGELAAEAQRSAEHEAAKATELTEKFTALTGAR
- a CDS encoding carbohydrate ABC transporter permease, whose amino-acid sequence is MSEAPPLSHARIRPGRIIAWTILFIGGLIMVSPLLFMFSTSFKTADQVYDLRLIPAAPTIANYITVMADGRFLRWFFNSMLVAVIVTVSNCFFDSLVGYTLAKFEFRGRYFIFLAILSTLMIPTEMLVIPWYLMSSQLGWLDSYWGIMFPGMMTAFGTFLMKQFFETVPNDFIEAARVDGLNEFQIWWKVALPLVTPALSALAIFTFLGNWTAFFWPLIVTTSKELYTLPVGLSSFAVEQQIQWEMIMTGAAIATIPTLIVFIVLQRYIVRGVMLAGLKG
- a CDS encoding extracellular solute-binding protein, with amino-acid sequence MEAYMRRATLFAGLVAGFSTFAFNAAQAVEIEYWQYVFDTRVKAMDELIAEFQKANPDITVKQVTFPYADYQTRVIAANMSGKGPDVMQLFYGWLDKFAAGGILQPLPTDAFPHDKIESDFFPIVSAMKRGDDYYGLPTAVRSLALFYNKKLFTEAGLDAANPPKTLDEFVAAAEKIAKHDAAGNLTVAGSTLDMGGQDHQWWREVLIRQYGGEPYTDNDQKVAYDSEAGVQALKFYTSLQLEKKIGQVGFMDEGQAAFRAGKAGMTIDGTFRLGSFRTIKDFEWGVTELPTNDKNIRSNYASYFANGISAKTSGEELEASKKFLAYISSPEAMAIWLKTVGELPARRAAALTEENLKDPVYAPFLKGLEYAHTTLFKDEAAQRQNAIDMTNRILLEGQSVEDSVKQAAGAEQEIIDAAKP
- the ugpC gene encoding sn-glycerol-3-phosphate ABC transporter ATP-binding protein UgpC, with translation MATIELNQLVKRYGKVEAVKGIDLAIKDGEFVVFVGPSGCGKSTTLRMIAGLEEISDGTLKIAGNVVNEKEPKQRNIAMVFQNYAIYPHMTVRQNIGFGLYTSKLDRAEKNRRIEEAGRVLGLEALLDRRPAALSGGQRQRVAIGRAMVRDPAAFLFDEPLSNLDAQLRSQMRIEIKRLHQRLKTTTVYVTHDQVEAMTMADRIVVMKDGHILQVGTPTELYETPVDIFTARFIGSPSMNLLRGTKKTSSVTPSATGELLIGVRPHDLLVGENGAAQGTFTLEGTVTAVEPLGPETLVHLDTDTTSVIATARGKSIPAVGSRLQCQAEAGALYLFDAKTEKLLGRA
- a CDS encoding sugar ABC transporter permease, producing the protein MTAIDQQGAASGRPGGSIGDRLSMRTKRLLWIWSFLAIPILFYSVIRFYPTLQAFWLSFTNWDLLRPAKFIGIANYVKLFKDPQFWKVFRNTFTYLIIGTPISLVLAFVIAFYLDRVRILHGLIRALYFLPYLTTAAAMAWVWRWFYQPPPIGIINDVFGLLGIPQQPFIRSTDQALYSIMVTAIWAGLGFQIIIFMAGLRAIPTTFYEAARIDGLGEWAILRKITLPLLKPTTVFLVVFSSIGFLRIFDQVYNMTTNDPGGPLGSTKPLVLMIYQTAFNSYAMGYAAAQTVVLFTILLVVSLIQLWVLREKK